The Klebsiella sp. RHBSTW-00484 genome includes a window with the following:
- the purR gene encoding HTH-type transcriptional repressor PurR, whose amino-acid sequence MATIKDVAKRANVSTTTVSHVINKTRFVAEETRNAVWAAIKELHYSPSAVARSLKVNHTKSIGLLATSSEAAYFAEIIESVEKSCFQKGYTLILGNAWNDPEKQRAYLSMMAQKRVDGLLVMCSEYPESVLSMLEEYRHIPMVVMDWGEAKADFTDSVIDNAFEGGYIAGRYLVERGHREIGVIPGPLERNTGAGRLAGFMKAMEEAQINVPENWVVQGDFEPESGYRAMQQILSQHHRPTAIFCGGDIMAMGAICAADEMGLRVPQDISLIGYDNVRNARYFSPALTTIHQPKDSLGEAAFNMLLDRIVNKREISQSIEVHPRLVERRSVADGPFVDYRR is encoded by the coding sequence ATGGCAACTATTAAAGATGTAGCGAAGCGCGCAAACGTTTCCACTACAACAGTATCACATGTAATTAACAAAACGCGTTTCGTTGCGGAAGAGACGCGCAACGCGGTGTGGGCTGCGATTAAAGAACTGCACTACTCCCCCAGCGCCGTTGCTCGCAGCCTGAAGGTTAATCACACGAAGTCTATCGGATTGCTGGCGACCAGCAGCGAAGCGGCCTATTTTGCCGAAATTATCGAATCCGTTGAGAAAAGCTGTTTCCAGAAGGGCTATACCCTGATTCTCGGCAACGCATGGAACGATCCGGAGAAACAACGCGCCTACCTGTCAATGATGGCGCAGAAGCGCGTGGACGGTCTGCTGGTGATGTGTTCTGAGTATCCTGAGTCGGTACTGAGCATGCTGGAAGAATATCGCCATATTCCGATGGTCGTGATGGACTGGGGTGAAGCAAAAGCCGACTTCACCGACTCGGTTATCGATAACGCCTTCGAAGGGGGTTATATCGCCGGGCGCTATCTGGTGGAACGTGGTCATCGCGAAATTGGCGTGATCCCCGGCCCGCTTGAGCGGAACACCGGTGCCGGCCGCCTGGCGGGCTTTATGAAAGCGATGGAAGAAGCGCAGATCAACGTTCCTGAAAACTGGGTCGTGCAAGGTGATTTCGAGCCGGAATCCGGCTACCGCGCGATGCAGCAAATCCTCAGTCAACACCATCGCCCGACGGCGATTTTCTGCGGCGGGGATATCATGGCGATGGGCGCTATCTGTGCAGCAGATGAAATGGGTCTGCGCGTGCCGCAGGATATTTCGCTGATCGGTTATGACAATGTGCGCAACGCCCGCTACTTCAGCCCGGCGCTGACCACCATCCATCAGCCAAAAGATTCTCTGGGCGAAGCGGCCTTCAACATGCTGCTGGACCGCATCGTCAACAAGCGCGAAATTTCCCAGTCTATTGAAGTACATCCGCGCCTGGTCGAACGTCGATCCGTGGCCGACGGCCCGTTTGTCGATTATCGCCGTTAA
- the cydH gene encoding cytochrome bd-I oxidase subunit CydH, whose translation MDTDLKFSLTTTIIVLGLIVASGLVAVLH comes from the coding sequence ATGGATACAGATTTAAAGTTTTCGCTGACAACGACGATTATTGTTCTGGGTTTGATTGTCGCCTCAGGACTGGTCGCCGTACTGCACTAA
- a CDS encoding MFS transporter yields the protein MKINFPLLALAIGAFGIGTTEFSPMGLLPVIAKGVDVSIPAAGMLISAYAIGVMVGAPLMTLLLSHRARRNALIFLMAIFTLGNVLSSIAPDYTTLLLSRIITSLNHGAFFGLGSVVAASVVPKHKQASAVATMFMGLTIANIGGVPAATWLGETIGWRMSFLATAGLGVVAMISLWFSLPKGSAGERPDVKREISVLMRPQVLSALLTTVLGAGAMFTLYTYISPVLHSITNASPLFVTAMLVLIGVGFSLGNYLGGKFADRSVSGTLKGFLLLLMVIMLAIPLLAQSQIGAAISMVVWGAATFAVVPPLQMRVMRVAHEAPGLSSSVNIGAFNLGNALGAAAGGAVISGGLGYAFVPVMGAIIAGVALLLVFFSGRSQPEEAFANH from the coding sequence ATGAAAATCAACTTTCCCCTGCTCGCTCTGGCAATCGGTGCCTTCGGTATCGGTACTACCGAGTTCTCCCCGATGGGGCTATTACCGGTTATCGCCAAAGGCGTGGATGTTTCTATTCCGGCTGCGGGAATGCTTATTAGTGCCTACGCCATTGGGGTGATGGTTGGTGCGCCGCTGATGACTCTGTTGCTTTCGCACCGTGCGCGCAGAAATGCGCTGATTTTCCTGATGGCGATTTTTACTCTTGGCAACGTGCTCTCTTCAATTGCGCCGGATTACACCACTCTACTGCTGTCGCGCATTATTACCAGCCTCAACCACGGTGCTTTCTTTGGGCTTGGCTCGGTGGTGGCGGCAAGCGTTGTGCCGAAGCATAAGCAGGCCAGCGCGGTGGCGACCATGTTTATGGGGCTGACGATTGCCAACATTGGCGGTGTGCCGGCGGCGACCTGGTTGGGGGAAACTATCGGCTGGCGGATGTCGTTCCTCGCAACGGCGGGTCTCGGCGTGGTGGCGATGATCAGCCTGTGGTTTTCTCTGCCGAAAGGGAGTGCGGGTGAGCGCCCTGATGTTAAGCGGGAAATCTCGGTACTGATGCGCCCACAGGTGCTGTCAGCGCTGCTGACCACCGTTCTGGGGGCAGGGGCGATGTTTACGCTTTATACCTATATATCACCAGTTCTGCACAGCATCACTAACGCATCGCCACTGTTTGTGACCGCGATGTTGGTGCTGATTGGCGTAGGCTTCTCGCTGGGTAACTATCTTGGCGGTAAGTTTGCCGACCGCTCAGTTTCCGGGACGTTGAAGGGCTTTCTGCTGCTGTTGATGGTGATCATGCTGGCGATCCCGCTGCTGGCCCAGTCACAAATTGGTGCGGCTATCAGCATGGTTGTCTGGGGTGCCGCGACTTTTGCGGTGGTTCCGCCACTGCAGATGCGCGTGATGCGCGTGGCTCACGAAGCTCCCGGGTTGTCATCATCGGTTAATATCGGCGCTTTCAACCTCGGTAACGCGTTAGGCGCAGCCGCCGGTGGTGCGGTGATATCTGGTGGGCTGGGCTATGCATTCGTACCCGTGATGGGAGCGATCATTGCGGGCGTTGCGCTACTGCTGGTGTTTTTCAGCGGTCGGTCGCAGCCGGAAGAGGCTTTTGCTAACCACTAA
- the sodB gene encoding superoxide dismutase [Fe] — protein sequence MSFELPALPYAKDALAPHISAETLEYHYGKHHQAYVTNLNNLIKGTAFEGKTLEEIVRSSDGGVFNNAAQVWNHTFYWNCLAPNAGGEPEGELAAAIAKSFGSFADFKAKFTDAAAKNFGAGWTWLVKNADGSLAIVSTSNAGTPLTSDATPLLTVDVWEHAYYIDYRNARPNYLEHFWALVNWKFVAANLAA from the coding sequence ATGTCGTTCGAATTACCTGCATTACCATATGCAAAAGACGCCCTCGCGCCGCACATTTCCGCAGAAACCCTGGAATACCATTACGGTAAACACCACCAGGCCTATGTCACCAATCTCAACAACCTGATCAAAGGCACCGCGTTTGAAGGCAAGACCTTAGAAGAGATCGTTCGCTCTTCCGATGGCGGCGTTTTTAACAACGCAGCTCAGGTCTGGAACCACACCTTCTACTGGAACTGCCTGGCACCAAACGCTGGCGGCGAACCGGAAGGTGAACTGGCGGCAGCTATCGCTAAATCCTTCGGCAGCTTTGCTGATTTCAAAGCAAAATTCACCGATGCTGCAGCGAAAAACTTTGGCGCTGGCTGGACCTGGCTGGTGAAAAACGCTGATGGTAGCCTGGCGATTGTTTCCACCAGCAACGCCGGTACGCCGCTGACCAGCGACGCAACCCCGCTGCTGACCGTAGATGTCTGGGAACACGCTTACTACATCGACTACCGTAACGCGCGTCCGAACTATCTGGAACACTTCTGGGCGCTGGTGAACTGGAAATTTGTGGCGGCCAACCTGGCGGCATAA
- a CDS encoding C40 family peptidase: MARLNKIAISLCALLITSISFTPLAHASGHTHASATPKAHPAKGTTAERKKKAASSKSKTTAKTSSKKTSTASRAKAPTRTTASSQTALNRQVAGASKKCVLRKGYKKQCASSTKSVAESKVARASVQKKCVVRKGYKTRCKPVADEPQLTIADAHKARVQKAQSTAMSKLMDQIGKPYRWGGTSPRTGFDCSGLVYYAYKDLVKIHIPRTANEMYHLRDARPVDRGELQSGDLVFFRTRGRGTADHVGVYVGNGKFIQSPRTGRDIQITSLSEDYWERHYVGARRVMTPKTIR; the protein is encoded by the coding sequence GTGGCGCGTCTTAACAAAATCGCGATTTCGCTCTGTGCATTACTTATTACGTCAATCTCATTTACGCCACTGGCGCATGCTTCCGGGCATACGCACGCTTCGGCTACGCCAAAAGCGCATCCGGCCAAAGGCACTACCGCAGAGCGTAAGAAAAAAGCAGCCAGTTCCAAAAGTAAGACCACCGCTAAAACCTCCAGCAAGAAAACATCGACCGCCAGCCGCGCAAAAGCCCCTACCCGCACAACCGCCTCAAGCCAAACCGCGCTTAACCGTCAGGTTGCCGGTGCAAGCAAAAAATGCGTATTGCGCAAAGGCTACAAAAAGCAGTGCGCTAGCTCGACAAAATCGGTAGCAGAAAGCAAAGTCGCCAGAGCAAGCGTGCAGAAAAAGTGCGTCGTGCGCAAAGGCTATAAAACCCGCTGTAAACCTGTCGCTGATGAGCCTCAGTTGACCATCGCCGATGCGCATAAAGCTCGGGTACAAAAGGCGCAAAGCACCGCCATGTCGAAGTTAATGGATCAGATTGGCAAACCTTATCGTTGGGGCGGCACTTCGCCACGCACCGGATTTGATTGCAGCGGTCTGGTCTATTACGCTTATAAAGATCTGGTGAAAATTCACATCCCACGTACCGCTAATGAAATGTATCATCTGCGCGATGCCCGCCCGGTCGATCGCGGTGAGCTGCAAAGCGGTGATTTAGTCTTCTTCCGCACCCGTGGGCGCGGTACCGCCGATCACGTTGGTGTCTATGTCGGCAACGGTAAATTTATCCAGTCCCCGCGCACCGGTCGCGATATTCAGATAACCTCGCTGAGTGAAGATTACTGGGAACGCCACTACGTTGGCGCGCGCCGCGTCATGACGCCAAAAACCATTCGCTAA
- a CDS encoding Grx4 family monothiol glutaredoxin, producing MSTTLEKIQHQIAENPILLYMKGSPKLPSCGFSAQAVQALSACGERFAYVDILQNPDIRAELPKYANWPTFPQLWVDGELVGGCDIIIEMYQRGELQTLIKETAAKYKTDEPKAE from the coding sequence ATGAGCACGACTTTAGAAAAAATCCAACATCAAATCGCTGAAAACCCAATCCTGCTGTACATGAAAGGATCCCCGAAACTGCCAAGCTGCGGCTTCTCCGCCCAGGCCGTACAGGCGCTGTCTGCTTGTGGCGAACGTTTTGCTTACGTCGACATCCTGCAGAACCCGGACATCCGCGCAGAGTTGCCGAAATACGCAAACTGGCCGACTTTCCCACAACTGTGGGTAGATGGCGAACTGGTCGGCGGTTGCGACATCATTATTGAGATGTATCAGCGCGGCGAACTGCAAACGTTGATCAAAGAAACGGCCGCTAAGTACAAGACTGACGAGCCGAAAGCAGAGTAA
- the rnt gene encoding ribonuclease T: MSENAQLNGLCGRFRGFYPVVIDVETAGFNAKTDALLEIAAITLKMDEQGWLMPDETLHFHVEPFEGANLQPEALAFNGINPNDPERGAVSEYDALHAIFKMIRKGMKESDCSRAIMVAHNATFDHGFTMAAAERASLKRNPFHPFVTFDTAALSGLALGQTVLSKACIAAGMAFDGTQAHSALYDTEQTAQLFCEIVNRWKRLGGWPLPVAEE; encoded by the coding sequence ATGTCCGAGAACGCTCAACTTAATGGTCTGTGCGGCCGTTTTCGCGGTTTCTATCCTGTGGTAATTGATGTTGAAACCGCGGGATTTAATGCCAAAACCGACGCCCTGCTGGAGATCGCCGCTATTACGTTGAAAATGGATGAGCAAGGCTGGCTGATGCCGGACGAAACGCTGCATTTTCATGTTGAACCTTTCGAGGGTGCCAACCTGCAGCCTGAAGCTCTGGCCTTTAACGGGATTAACCCGAACGATCCTGAGCGCGGCGCGGTGAGCGAATATGACGCCCTGCACGCGATTTTCAAAATGATCCGTAAAGGGATGAAAGAGAGCGATTGTAGCCGTGCCATTATGGTCGCCCATAACGCCACATTCGATCATGGTTTTACCATGGCGGCTGCCGAGCGCGCGAGCCTGAAGCGCAACCCTTTCCACCCGTTCGTGACATTCGATACGGCAGCACTAAGCGGGCTTGCGCTCGGCCAGACGGTGTTGTCGAAAGCCTGCATCGCCGCGGGTATGGCTTTTGATGGAACTCAGGCGCATTCGGCGCTTTACGATACCGAACAAACCGCGCAGCTGTTTTGCGAAATCGTCAATCGTTGGAAACGACTTGGCGGCTGGCCGTTACCGGTAGCCGAAGAATAG
- the gloA gene encoding lactoylglutathione lyase: MRLLHTMLRVGDLQRSIEFYTNVLGMKLLRTSENTEYKYSLAFVGYGEESDTAVIELTYNWGVDKYDLGSAYGHIALSVDNAAEACERIRQNGGNVTREAGPVKGGTTVIAFVEDPDGYKIELIEEKDAGKGLGN; the protein is encoded by the coding sequence ATGCGCTTACTTCACACCATGCTGCGCGTTGGCGACCTGCAACGTTCGATTGAGTTTTACACCAACGTGCTGGGCATGAAACTGCTGCGTACCAGCGAAAACACTGAGTACAAATACTCGCTGGCATTCGTGGGTTATGGCGAAGAAAGCGACACCGCCGTTATCGAACTGACCTACAACTGGGGCGTTGATAAGTACGATCTCGGCAGCGCCTACGGCCATATCGCGCTAAGCGTTGATAACGCGGCTGAAGCCTGCGAGCGTATTCGCCAGAACGGCGGCAACGTGACGCGTGAAGCGGGTCCGGTCAAAGGCGGCACCACGGTCATCGCTTTTGTCGAAGATCCGGATGGTTACAAAATTGAACTGATTGAAGAGAAAGATGCCGGCAAAGGCCTCGGCAACTAA
- a CDS encoding alkene reductase gives MSESKLFTPLKVGAVTVPNRVFMAPLTRLRSIEPGDIPTPLMGEYYRQRASSGLIISEATQISAQAKGYAGAPGLHSPEQIAAWTKITAGVHAENGHIAVQLWHTGRISHNSIQPGGQAPVAPSAISAGTRTSLRDENGHAIRVDTSMPRALEIEEIPGIVDDFRQAVGNARDAGFDLVELHSAHGYLLHQFLSPTSNHRTDQYGGSVENRARLVLEVVDAVSKEWSADRIGIRVSPIGSFQNVDNGPDEEADALYLIEELAKRGIAYLHMSEPDWAGGQPYSDEFRQKVRDRFPGAIIGAGAYTVEKANDLISKGLIDAVAFGRDYIANPDLVARLQKKVALNEQRPESFYGGGAEGYTDYPTL, from the coding sequence ATGTCAGAATCTAAGTTGTTTACCCCATTGAAAGTCGGTGCGGTCACCGTACCTAACCGCGTATTCATGGCTCCGCTGACGCGTCTGCGTAGCATTGAACCAGGCGATATTCCGACCCCTCTGATGGGCGAATACTACCGTCAGCGCGCCAGCTCCGGCTTGATTATTTCCGAAGCTACGCAGATCTCCGCTCAGGCGAAAGGCTATGCTGGCGCCCCCGGCCTGCACAGCCCGGAACAGATTGCGGCGTGGACGAAAATCACCGCTGGTGTACATGCCGAAAACGGTCACATTGCCGTTCAGCTGTGGCACACCGGACGCATTTCGCATAACAGCATCCAACCTGGCGGCCAGGCTCCGGTTGCGCCATCAGCGATTAGCGCCGGTACCCGTACTTCGCTGCGCGATGAAAACGGTCACGCGATTCGTGTTGATACCTCTATGCCACGCGCACTTGAAATCGAAGAGATCCCCGGGATCGTTGATGATTTCCGTCAGGCGGTCGGTAACGCTCGCGATGCCGGTTTTGACCTTGTCGAACTGCACTCCGCGCACGGTTACCTGCTGCACCAGTTCCTTTCCCCGACCTCTAACCATCGTACCGATCAGTACGGTGGCAGCGTTGAAAATCGCGCTCGCCTGGTGCTGGAAGTCGTTGATGCGGTGAGCAAAGAGTGGAGCGCCGACCGTATCGGTATTCGCGTCTCGCCAATCGGTAGCTTCCAGAACGTCGACAACGGGCCGGACGAAGAAGCCGATGCGCTGTATCTGATTGAAGAGCTGGCTAAACGCGGTATTGCCTACCTGCATATGTCCGAACCGGACTGGGCAGGCGGCCAACCATATAGCGATGAATTCCGCCAGAAAGTGCGCGACCGTTTCCCAGGCGCAATTATCGGCGCAGGCGCGTATACGGTAGAAAAAGCCAACGACTTAATCAGCAAAGGCCTGATTGATGCCGTCGCTTTTGGTCGGGACTATATCGCCAACCCGGATCTGGTTGCGCGTTTACAGAAAAAAGTCGCACTGAATGAACAGCGCCCGGAAAGCTTCTACGGCGGCGGCGCGGAAGGCTATACCGATTATCCTACTCTGTAA
- a CDS encoding TetR/AcrR family transcriptional regulator, whose translation MNKHSECTTREHILVTGEQLCMQRGFTGMGLSELLKTAEVPKGSFYHYFRSKEAYGVALLEYHYAGYLQRLVEHFDHGEGNYRDRLLAYYQHTLTQFCQQGIISGCLTVKLSAEVCDLSEDMRTAMDKGASQIIVLLGDALEKGRQEGSLMFAGDALTLSQVLYSLWLGANLQAKITRSATPLESALAHAKNIIAAPAV comes from the coding sequence ATGAACAAGCACAGTGAATGCACTACCCGCGAACATATCCTGGTCACCGGCGAGCAGCTCTGCATGCAGCGGGGCTTTACCGGTATGGGCCTGAGCGAATTATTGAAAACAGCAGAAGTGCCGAAAGGCTCTTTCTACCACTACTTCCGCTCAAAAGAAGCGTATGGCGTGGCCCTGCTTGAGTACCATTACGCCGGATATCTTCAACGCCTGGTCGAGCATTTCGACCACGGCGAGGGAAACTATCGCGACCGTCTGCTGGCCTACTACCAGCATACGCTGACCCAGTTTTGTCAGCAGGGCATTATCAGCGGCTGTCTGACGGTGAAGCTGTCGGCAGAAGTGTGCGATCTGTCGGAAGACATGCGCACCGCGATGGATAAAGGTGCCAGCCAGATTATCGTTCTGCTGGGTGATGCCCTGGAGAAAGGCCGTCAGGAAGGCAGTCTGATGTTCGCTGGCGATGCGTTGACTCTGTCCCAGGTGCTTTACTCTCTGTGGCTGGGGGCCAATTTGCAAGCCAAGATTACCCGTAGCGCAACGCCGCTGGAAAGCGCCCTTGCCCACGCTAAAAATATTATTGCTGCGCCTGCCGTTTAA
- a CDS encoding DUF1289 domain-containing protein: MSETSSIKKEKGGRRGEVAEQLEFFPVQSPCRGICQSDERGYCRGCLRSRDERFNWQKMSDVQKQDVLRLCRQRWLRKLRATKQDSAEEPQQPSLF; this comes from the coding sequence ATGAGTGAAACGTCTTCAATAAAGAAAGAGAAAGGTGGCAGGAGAGGCGAAGTGGCTGAACAACTGGAGTTCTTTCCGGTACAAAGTCCGTGTCGGGGGATTTGTCAGTCTGATGAACGCGGCTACTGTCGGGGTTGCCTGCGCAGCCGTGATGAGCGTTTTAACTGGCAAAAAATGAGCGATGTGCAAAAGCAGGACGTTTTGCGTCTGTGTCGGCAACGCTGGCTGCGTAAATTACGCGCAACCAAACAGGATAGTGCGGAAGAACCGCAGCAACCCTCACTGTTTTAA
- a CDS encoding aldo/keto reductase, producing MVQRIAMAPQGPEFSRFVMGYWRLMDWNMSAKELVGFVEQHLDLGITTIDHADIYGDYRCEAAFGEALKLAPHLRSRMEIVTKCGIATQARAENTIGHYITDRDHIVQSAEQSLRNLATDHLDLLLIHRPDPLMNADEVAEAFLALHHSGKVRHFGVSNFTPAQFTLLQSRLPFTLATNQVEISPVHQPLLLDGTLDQLQQLRIRPMAWSCLGGGRLFNEESFQPLRDELARVAQELNAESIEQVVYAWILRLPSQPLPIIGSGKIERVRSALVAEKLNMTRQQWFRIRKAALGYDVP from the coding sequence ATGGTTCAGCGTATTGCTATGGCTCCGCAGGGGCCGGAATTCTCTCGTTTTGTGATGGGCTACTGGCGTCTGATGGACTGGAATATGTCCGCTAAAGAGCTGGTTGGCTTTGTTGAGCAACACCTGGATCTGGGTATCACGACCATCGATCACGCTGATATTTATGGTGATTACCGGTGTGAGGCAGCGTTTGGCGAGGCGTTGAAGCTGGCCCCGCATCTGCGTAGCCGCATGGAAATCGTCACTAAATGCGGGATCGCCACCCAGGCGCGAGCAGAAAACACCATCGGCCACTATATTACCGACCGCGACCATATTGTGCAGAGCGCGGAACAATCGCTGCGTAATCTGGCCACCGATCATCTCGACCTGCTGCTGATTCATCGCCCGGACCCGTTGATGAATGCTGACGAAGTTGCGGAAGCCTTCCTGGCGCTGCATCACAGCGGTAAAGTACGCCACTTTGGCGTCTCTAACTTCACGCCAGCTCAGTTTACTCTGCTACAGTCGCGCCTGCCGTTTACCCTGGCGACCAATCAGGTGGAAATTTCTCCGGTGCACCAGCCGCTGTTGCTTGATGGTACGCTGGATCAGCTGCAGCAACTGCGCATCCGACCAATGGCCTGGTCCTGCCTCGGCGGCGGTCGCTTGTTTAACGAAGAAAGCTTCCAACCGCTGCGGGATGAACTGGCCCGTGTGGCACAGGAACTGAATGCCGAAAGCATTGAGCAGGTGGTATATGCCTGGATCCTGCGCTTGCCTTCGCAGCCGCTGCCGATTATTGGCTCTGGAAAGATTGAGCGCGTGCGCTCTGCGTTGGTGGCTGAGAAGCTCAATATGACTCGCCAGCAGTGGTTCCGCATCCGTAAAGCGGCGTTAGGCTACGACGTTCCTTAA
- the sodC gene encoding superoxide dismutase [Cu-Zn] SodC: protein MQRCILALFTLAASMGVQAASENVDINLVTSQSVGQAIGNIKISETDKGLEFTPDLKALPPGEHGFHLHANASCQPAIKDGKAVAAGAAGGHFDPHNTGKHEGPDGAGHLGDLPFLVVNSDGKATQSVVAPRLKTLDEVKGKALMIHVGGDNMSDSPQPLGGGGERFACGVIK, encoded by the coding sequence ATGCAACGATGTATTCTCGCACTCTTTACCCTTGCCGCCAGTATGGGCGTGCAGGCGGCAAGTGAAAATGTCGATATCAATCTTGTGACCAGCCAGAGCGTGGGTCAGGCTATTGGCAACATCAAAATCAGCGAAACGGATAAAGGGCTGGAGTTTACGCCCGATCTTAAAGCGCTGCCTCCCGGTGAGCATGGCTTTCATCTTCATGCCAACGCCAGTTGTCAGCCCGCTATCAAAGATGGCAAAGCTGTCGCCGCTGGTGCTGCCGGGGGACATTTTGATCCACATAATACTGGGAAACATGAAGGCCCGGATGGCGCAGGCCATCTTGGCGATCTGCCTTTCCTGGTAGTCAATAGCGATGGCAAAGCAACACAATCCGTCGTGGCTCCACGGTTAAAAACGCTTGATGAGGTGAAAGGAAAGGCGCTGATGATTCACGTGGGCGGCGATAACATGTCTGACAGCCCGCAGCCCCTCGGCGGAGGTGGCGAGCGGTTTGCCTGCGGCGTCATCAAGTAG